Below is a genomic region from Phragmitibacter flavus.
TCAGGTGAAAGCCGTCGCCTACGCGTTAAAAAACGACGGCAAACCCACGCGCCTAAAATTTAAGGCAGGCAGACCCGCTTCAGGCGTCCTTCCAAAAGCCCAAAGCATCTTCACCTTCACCAACGAACAACCCCGCGAAGTCGAAACCCGCTTCTACCTTGAACCCGGCGACCGCGTCGAGTTCACTCTCATGGACGGCGCCCCCCACAGCCAGAATCGCACCATGATCGACCAGCCCGGCCCTTTCATCGCGATCCGCGCCTTCAGCATCGAAGGACCCATCTACGAAACCTGGCCCCCGCACGGCCATCGCACTCTGTTTGGCGACATCGATCCCTCCAATCCCACTCCCGAAAAAGTCGCCGCCATCGTCGCCCACCTTGCACCGAAGCTCTTTCGTCGTCCCGTCGAGTCCGCCGCCATCGACAAATACCGAGTGCTTTTCGAGGCGTTCGCGCAAACCATGACCCCCGATGAAGCCCTGCGAAGCACCCTCGCCACCATGATGGTCTCACCGCGATTCCTCTACCACGAAGAACCACCCAACCGACTCGACGCCCACGCCATCGCCTCACGCCTGTCCTATTTCCTGTGGCGCTCCACTCCCGATGAAACTCTTCTGGCCGCCGCCGCCGACGGCAGTCTCCTCGACCCAGCCAAACGCCGCGCCCAAGCCCAACGCATGATCGCCGATGCCCGCTCCGAGCGATTCCTCAAAGACTTCACCGGTCAGTGGCTGCGAGTCCGCGAAGTCGGGATCATGCGCGCCGATGCCAATCTCTATCCCGAATACGATCTCGAACTCGAAGCCGCCATGCGCCTCGAAACCGAACAATTCATTGCCGAAATGTTCCGCCGCGACCTGCCGCTCCACCAGCTCATCGACTCCGACTGGACCATGCTCAACGAACGCCTCGCGCGCCACTACGGCATCCCCGACGTGGTCGGTCCCGACGTCCGTCGTGTGAGCCTCGACAAAACCAAAACCGTCCGTGGCGGCCTGCTCACCCACGCCAGCATCCACGCCCTTACCTCGAACGGCAGCACCACCTCGCCCGTCGCACGTGGCGTCTGGCTGTTGGAAAAGTTCCTCGGCACCCCCTCTCCCCCACCACCCCCCGACGTCCCGGCCATCGAGCCCGACATTCGCGGTGCCACCACCATCAAAGACCAGCTCTCCAAACATCGCGACATCGCCACCTGCGCCTCCTGCCACAAAAAAATCGACCCGCTCGGCTTCGCGATGGAGAACTTCGATGTCATCGGCAACTGGCGTGACAACTACCGCGCCCTCAGCGACTCCAATGCCGGGCGACGCGCCAAACTCATCGACGGCCCACCCGTTCACAGC
It encodes:
- a CDS encoding DUF1592 domain-containing protein, producing the protein MKIIALTFLFAASISAASPPHLDPNVSVFLQNYCIDCHGSKKPKGDFRVDELKISATTADAENWQLVLDNLHLAEMPPEDETQPLPAEVEAVTTWIQSELARAAIALKGTGGEVVLRRLNRVEYQNTIADLFDVHGDFTAGFPEDMLDHGFDNNGSALMLSAVQMQEYMKAADFILARAIAPAKRPATASKTFTLHDFNRLSIDNAKRDLTNRLAKFDQLTPAEQKRTLEAQEKAKDDPAHGYRFPVRDNGTLRPPQPGDGLHLDAVLTVQQYFSGEPQTNRFFQVRQPGWYQVKAVAYALKNDGKPTRLKFKAGRPASGVLPKAQSIFTFTNEQPREVETRFYLEPGDRVEFTLMDGAPHSQNRTMIDQPGPFIAIRAFSIEGPIYETWPPHGHRTLFGDIDPSNPTPEKVAAIVAHLAPKLFRRPVESAAIDKYRVLFEAFAQTMTPDEALRSTLATMMVSPRFLYHEEPPNRLDAHAIASRLSYFLWRSTPDETLLAAAADGSLLDPAKRRAQAQRMIADARSERFLKDFTGQWLRVREVGIMRADANLYPEYDLELEAAMRLETEQFIAEMFRRDLPLHQLIDSDWTMLNERLARHYGIPDVVGPDVRRVSLDKTKTVRGGLLTHASIHALTSNGSTTSPVARGVWLLEKFLGTPSPPPPPDVPAIEPDIRGATTIKDQLSKHRDIATCASCHKKIDPLGFAMENFDVIGNWRDNYRALSDSNAGRRAKLIDGPPVHSADEWLGTGKFSSFQEFRELVKKREDLVAQNLTHQLATFALGQRPGFADREPLHAIANKSRQSQSGMRTLVLDLITSPVFTEP